The following proteins come from a genomic window of Pseudomonas putida:
- a CDS encoding Asp/Glu/hydantoin racemase has translation MRILIANVNTTEAITHAIAEQARAVAAPGTEIVGLTPWFGAESVEGNFESYLAAIAVMDRVLAFEGPYDAVIQAGYGEHGREGLQELLNVPVVDITDAAASTAMYLGHAYSVVTTLDRTVPLIEDRLKLSGLYDRCASVRASGLAVLELEADPLRAVEAIVGQAERAVRDDKAEVICLGCGGMAGLDEQIRQRTGVPVVDGVSAAVTIAESLVRMGLSTSKVRTYATPRTKKVVGWPMRFGR, from the coding sequence ATGCGTATTCTGATCGCCAACGTCAACACCACCGAAGCCATTACCCACGCCATTGCCGAGCAGGCCCGTGCGGTGGCCGCACCCGGCACCGAAATCGTCGGCCTCACGCCCTGGTTCGGCGCCGAATCGGTGGAGGGCAACTTCGAGAGCTACCTGGCGGCCATCGCGGTGATGGACCGGGTCCTGGCCTTTGAAGGGCCCTACGATGCCGTGATCCAGGCCGGTTATGGCGAACATGGCCGCGAAGGCCTGCAGGAACTGCTCAACGTGCCTGTGGTGGACATTACCGACGCCGCCGCCAGCACGGCAATGTACCTGGGCCACGCCTATTCCGTAGTAACCACGCTGGACCGCACCGTGCCACTGATCGAGGACCGCCTGAAGCTCTCGGGCCTGTATGACCGCTGTGCCTCGGTGCGAGCCAGCGGGCTGGCGGTGCTGGAACTGGAAGCCGACCCGCTGCGGGCCGTGGAGGCGATTGTCGGGCAGGCCGAACGCGCCGTGCGTGACGACAAGGCCGAGGTGATCTGCCTGGGTTGTGGCGGCATGGCCGGGCTGGACGAGCAGATTCGCCAACGCACCGGCGTGCCGGTGGTGGATGGTGTGAGTGCAGCGGTGACCATTGCCGAATCGCTGGTGCGCATGGGTTTGAGCACGTCCAAAGTGCGCACCTATGCGACGCCACGGACGAAGAAAGTGGTGGGCTGGCCGATGCGCTTCGGCCGCTAG
- a CDS encoding NCS1 family nucleobase:cation symporter-1, producing the protein MSSSLDLAPEQSVASTHPSSTLAGHQPDLVLSPRLHNRDLAPTRMEGRRWGGYSIFALWTNDVHNIANYSFAMGLFALGLGGWQILLSLAIGAALVYFFMNLSGYMGQKTGVPFPVISRIAFGIHGAQIPALIRAVIAIAWFGIQTYLASVVLRVLLTAVWPQLAAYDHDSILGLSSLGWVCFVSIWLVQLVILAYGMEMVRRYEAFAGPVILLTVAALAVFMYFKADARIAWSVATPLTGYEMWRNIFAGGALWLAIYGTLVLNFCDFARSSPCRKTIRVGNFWGLPVNILVFAVITVVLCGAQFQINGHIIDSPTQIVAAIPSTPFLVLGCLAFLIVTVAVNIMANFVAPAFVLSNLAPRHLNFRRAGLISATLAVLILPWNLYNSPLVIVYFLSGLGALLGPLYGVIMSDYWLLRKGCINVPELYTEHPAGAYHYSKGINLRAVAAFVPAALLAIVLALVPNFQGIAPFSWLIGAGIAAALYLLIAPRNRHYHDVSGECIAVDHSGH; encoded by the coding sequence ATGAGTAGCAGCCTCGACCTTGCCCCTGAACAATCCGTCGCCAGCACACACCCGAGTTCCACGCTTGCCGGTCACCAGCCGGACCTTGTTCTCAGCCCGCGCCTGCATAACCGCGACCTGGCGCCAACCCGAATGGAAGGCCGTCGCTGGGGCGGCTACAGCATCTTCGCGCTGTGGACAAACGATGTGCACAATATCGCCAACTATTCGTTCGCCATGGGCTTGTTCGCCCTCGGCCTGGGTGGCTGGCAAATTCTGTTGTCGCTGGCCATCGGCGCGGCACTGGTGTACTTCTTCATGAACCTGTCGGGTTACATGGGTCAAAAAACCGGGGTGCCGTTTCCAGTCATCAGCCGCATTGCCTTCGGCATCCACGGCGCGCAGATACCGGCGCTGATCCGTGCCGTCATCGCCATCGCCTGGTTCGGCATCCAGACCTACCTGGCATCGGTGGTGCTGCGGGTGCTGCTCACCGCCGTGTGGCCGCAACTGGCAGCCTACGACCACGACAGCATCCTCGGCCTGTCGAGCCTGGGCTGGGTGTGTTTCGTGTCGATCTGGCTGGTACAACTGGTGATCCTGGCCTACGGCATGGAGATGGTGCGCCGTTACGAGGCCTTTGCCGGGCCGGTGATCCTGCTGACCGTCGCCGCCCTGGCGGTGTTCATGTACTTCAAGGCCGACGCGCGCATTGCCTGGTCGGTGGCTACCCCGCTGACCGGCTACGAGATGTGGCGCAACATCTTTGCCGGCGGCGCACTGTGGCTGGCGATCTACGGCACCCTGGTGCTGAACTTCTGTGACTTCGCCCGCTCCTCGCCTTGCCGCAAGACCATCCGCGTCGGCAACTTCTGGGGCCTGCCGGTGAACATCCTGGTGTTCGCCGTGATCACCGTGGTGCTGTGCGGCGCGCAGTTCCAGATCAACGGCCACATCATCGACAGCCCGACGCAGATCGTCGCCGCCATACCCAGCACGCCATTCCTGGTGCTCGGCTGCCTGGCCTTCCTGATCGTCACCGTGGCGGTGAACATCATGGCCAACTTCGTCGCCCCGGCCTTCGTACTCAGCAACCTGGCGCCGCGCCACCTGAACTTCCGCCGTGCCGGGCTGATCAGTGCCACCCTGGCGGTGCTGATCCTGCCGTGGAACCTGTACAACAGCCCGCTGGTGATCGTGTACTTCCTGTCGGGCCTGGGCGCCCTGCTCGGCCCGCTGTACGGCGTGATCATGTCCGACTACTGGTTGCTGCGCAAAGGCTGCATCAACGTGCCAGAGCTGTATACCGAGCACCCGGCCGGTGCCTATCACTACAGCAAGGGCATCAACCTGCGCGCCGTGGCCGCCTTCGTGCCGGCCGCACTGCTGGCCATCGTGCTGGCCCTGGTGCCCAACTTCCAGGGTATCGCGCCGTTCTCCTGGCTGATCGGTGCCGGCATCGCCGCCGCCCTGTACCTGCTGATCGCGCCACGTAACCGCCACTACCACGACGTCAGCGGCGAGTGCATCGCCGTCGACCACAGCGGCCATTAA
- a CDS encoding AsnC family transcriptional regulator produces the protein MTDAIDQLLINALMEDSRRSLKALAQVSGLSAPSVSERLRRLEERGVLRGYTVEVDPRAFGYQLQAIVRIRPLPGKLQEVERQIIAIPEFTECDKVIGEDCFVARLHVRSMEQLDTLLDLMNVLAETNTAIIKKTPVKRRLPPMD, from the coding sequence ATGACCGATGCCATTGACCAATTATTGATCAACGCACTGATGGAGGACTCGCGCCGCTCGCTCAAGGCGCTGGCGCAGGTCAGCGGGCTGTCCGCACCCAGCGTCAGCGAGCGCCTGCGCCGGCTGGAAGAGCGTGGCGTGCTGCGCGGCTACACCGTGGAGGTCGACCCGCGCGCCTTTGGCTACCAGTTGCAGGCGATCGTGCGCATCCGTCCGCTACCGGGGAAGCTGCAAGAAGTGGAGCGCCAGATCATTGCCATCCCTGAGTTCACCGAATGCGACAAGGTCATTGGCGAAGACTGCTTCGTCGCCCGACTGCATGTGCGCTCGATGGAGCAGCTGGACACGCTGCTCGACCTCATGAATGTGCTGGCTGAGACCAATACCGCGATCATCAAGAAGACCCCGGTCAAGCGGCGGTTGCCGCCAATGGATTGA